One segment of Oncorhynchus kisutch isolate 150728-3 unplaced genomic scaffold, Okis_V2 scaffold1364, whole genome shotgun sequence DNA contains the following:
- the LOC116366148 gene encoding uncharacterized protein LOC116366148, with protein MDLSQDSEAFTQILRGITELESSHGSPKQTPALNCQQDLKPRRLNDALWSLNGFCEAYDYETILPYSQDVFTQKQRTETLNGRSTPLGQDNVVPHISKHQRIISAQIHSSASPEQFYLADIHETSFQGLGSPSTGPADVVIQVEQTQQPLVSELLQNSPRQKSRDSSPAYEHNAQTSEDAQTSIPEEAPKTPAKPDDVKDLNDISEVDDLMFCEAANLLESANSVGETADSEIDQERFFKAFTLGLKSRKALLQRRMCILLEHQYNQDVSFWRSELPRMLKNIRAKTSKYRR; from the exons atggatctatcacaag attctgaagcattcacgcagatactccgaggtataactgagctcgaatcatcccatgggtctccgaaacaaacgcctgccctgaattgtcaac aggacctaaagcctagaaggttaaacgatgccctatggagcctgaacggtttctgcgaagcatatgactacgagacaattctgccctactcccaggatgtatttacccaaaagcagcgaacagagactttaaacggcaggtcaactccccttggccaggacaacgttgtcccccatatttctaaacaccaaaggataattagtgctcagatccacagttccgcttcacccgaacaattctacttggccgatattcacgagacgtcgttccaaggactag gctccccatctaccggacctgcagatgttgtaatacaggttgaacaaacacaacagcccttggtttcagagcttcttcagaacagccctcgtcaaaaaagcagag actcctcaccggcttatgaacacaacgcacaaacatcggaggatgcccagacaagcatccccgaggaggctccaaagacaccagcgaaacctgatgatgtcaaagatttaaatgacatttctgaggtagacgatttgatgttctgtgaagctgccaaccttcttgaatcggccaattctgtgggggaaacagcagattctgaaatagaccaagaacgttttttcaaagcgtttaccctgggtttaaaatcacgaaaggctctactccagaggcgcatgtgtattctactcgagcatcaatacaatcaggatgtgtcattctggcgtagcgagctaccccgtatgttaaaaaacattagggctaaaacaagcaaataccgccgttaa